One genomic window of Arvicola amphibius chromosome 4, mArvAmp1.2, whole genome shotgun sequence includes the following:
- the Mefv gene encoding pyrin — protein MAKTPGDHLLNTLEELLPYDFEKFKFKLQNTSLEKGHSRIPRGLLQMARPVKLASLLLTYYGEKYAVRLTLQILRATNQRQLAEELRKATGPEHLTEENRPGGSVQSSGDTKPKSVKAPDALEGDGTRPSGDGSQNLPPSQSVGEKGSQKKSQVKRKDQRGPESLDSQTKPWAKSTAPLYRRGPGTTQCPGNKDSEANAQLRRNASSAGRLQGLYNSSPGRRESKKAEAYLPSGKKRPRSLEITAYSSKGEPPGAEALLAPEETMTVNPLSSPGPMRVAVLNEETTAVLEKSSGNPEPSMVPNEETLRNIPSKTSLTREKKRTISLKENETGRPETPESSGKTAGSSFCESCNPEVSLSPCENAAQTPEDPAPSGPTACKGRSQDKAACPLCHTQEGDPHSGTCVQSSFSSSIAPGDPKAPDRCSSICIQCQSSLAGKHCGDQSPQSLPQCPRHMKQVQLLFCEDHREPICLICRLSQEHQGHRVRPIEEAALEYKEQIQKQLELLRELRGCVEQHRLHGDKKTENFLKETEIQQQRASYQLEKLYQFLEQQEQLFVAWLQELGQTIGKVRETHDTQVSRDIALLDKLIGELEAKQDQPEWKLMQDVGVTLHRAKMVTVSESLATPPDVKEKIHLLYQKSKFVEKSMQNFSETLRSEMETFDGVAVAKCGGHQPSMPQTQGVMPSAYLKWDAENTQDYDIVLYPEVEAGGAGSQDDLQPQQAQGRPELRETNKRKTRSFLKWKPSFFQK, from the exons ATGGCCAAGACCCCTGGTGATCATCTGCTAAACACCCTGGAGGAGCTGCTGCCCTATGACTTCGAGAAGTTCAAGTTCAAGTTGCAGAACACCAGCCTGGAGAAGGGCCACTCCCGGATCCCCCGGGGCCTTCTGCAGATGGCCAGGCCAGTAAAGCTGGCCAGCCTGCTGCTCACCTACTATGGGGAGAAGTATGCTGTAAGGCTCACCCTGCAGATACTGAGGGCCACCAACCAGCGCCAACTAGCTGAGGAGCTTCGCAAAGCCACAGGCCCAG AACATTTAACGGAAGAAAATAGACCTGGTGGTTCTGTTCAGTCTTCCGGAGACACTAAGCCCAAGAGCGTGAAAGCGCCAGATGCCCTGGAAGGTGATGGGACCAGGCCGAGTGGTGATGGATCACAGAACCTGCCACCCAGCCAGTCTGTAGGAGAGAAGGGATCCCAGAAGAAGTCTCAGGTCAAGAGGAAGGATCAGAGGGGCCCTGAGAGCCTGGACTCACAGACCAAGCCATGGGCCAAGAGTACAGCACCACTCTATAGAAGAGGCCCGGGCACCACACAGTGCCCAGGGAACAAAGACAGCGAGGCAAATGCCCAGCTCCGCAGGAATGCCAGCTCCGCAGGAAGGCTGCAGGGACTCTACAACAGTAGCCCCGggaggagagaaagcaagaaagctgAAGCGTATCTGCCTTCAGGAAAGAAGCGTCCCAGAAGTCTTGAGATTACCGCTTATTCAAGCAAAGGAGAACCTCCAGGTGCAGAAGCTCTTCTGGCTCCAGAGGAAACAATGACTGTGAATCCACTCTCTTCCCCTGGTCCCATGAGAGTAGCCGTCCTGAATGAAGAGACTACTGCAGTTCTAGaaaagagctcagggaatccagaACCTTCCATGGTCCCCAACGAAGAAACACTCAGGAACATCCCTTCCAAAACATCGTTGACTAGAGAGAAGAAACGCACTATATCCttgaaggaaaatgaaactgGAAGACCAGAGACCCCGGAGAGTTCGGGGAAGACGGCTGGCAGTTCATTCTGTGAGTCCTGTAATCCAGAGGTGTCTCTGTCACCATGTGAAAACGCAGCCCAAACTCCAGAGGACCCGGCACCCTCAGGACCGACAGCTTGTAAAG GAAGGTCACAGGACAAGGCTGCATGTCCTCTTTGCCACACCCAGGAAGGAGACCCGCATAGTGGTACCTGTGTGCAGAGTTCCTTCAGCAGCTCCATTGCTCCCGGGGACCCCAAGGCCCCAGACAGATGCTCATCCATATGCATCCAGTGCCAAAGTTCACTTGCAGGAAAGCACTGTGGAGACCAGAGCCCCCAGTCCCTACCGCAGTGCCCACGTCACATGAAGCAGGTGCAGCTGCTCTTCTGTGAGGACCACAGGGAGCCCATCTGCCTCATCTGCAGGCTGAGTCAGGAGCATCAAGGCCATCGAGTGCGTCCCATTGAGGAGGCTGCACTGGAGTATAAG GAGCAAATCCAGAAGCAGCTGGAGCTTCTGAGGGAGCTGAGGGGATGTGTGGAGCAACACAGACTACATGGAGACAAGAAGACAGAGAACTTCCTG aaagaaacagaaatccagCAGCAGAGGGCTTCCTATCAGCTTGAGAAGCTATACCAGTTCCTGGAGCAGCAAGAGCAACTCTTTGTGGCCTGGCTGCAGGAACTGGGCCAGACCATTGGCAAGGTCCGAGAGACTCATGACACCCAGGTTTCCCGAGACATTGCCCTCTTAGATAAACTGATTGGAGAACTGGAGGCCAAGCAAGACCAGCCAGAATGGAAGCTTATGCAG GACGTTGGAGTCACATTGCACAG GGCCAAGATGGTGACTGTCTCTGAGTCACTGGCCACTCCTCCAGATGTCAAAgaaaagatccacctgctctaCCAGAAATCAAAGTTTGTGGAGAAGAGTATGCAGAACTTCTCAG AAACACTGCGCTCTGAGATGGAGACATTTGATGGTGTGGCTGTAGCAAAATGCGGAGGGCACCAGCCTAGCATGCCACAGACCCAGGGTGTGATGCCCAGCGCTTACCTAAAGTGGGATGCTGAAAACACACAGGACTATGATATAGTACTGTACCCGGAAGTGGAAGCTGGAGGCGCAGGATCTCAGGATGACCTTCAGCCCCAGCAAGCTCAAGGCCGGCCTGAGCTACGGGAGACCAACAAACGGAAAACCAGATCTTTCCTGAAATGGAAACCTTCATTT TTCCAGAAGTGA
- the Znf263 gene encoding zinc finger protein 263: MTMAACPGSQEPEGLLIVKLEEDCTWNQEVPPPDPEPSPEVSHLRFRRFRFQEASGPREALSQLQELCHGWLRPEMRTKEQILELLVLEQFLTILPQEIQSRVQELRPESGEEAVTLVERMQRELGKLRQQVTNQGRGAEVLLEEPLPLETAGESPSFKLEPMETERSPGPRLQELLDPSPQRDPQAVKERALSAPWLSFFPPEGNMEDKDMTASQLPENFEDMAVYISQEWGHQDPSKRALSRDVVQDSYENVGTLESCIPGQEALSTQAEQGGKPWDPSVPSYKGGGSPRDLVPGVEKFENSEGRGASVSPESPHPPVLLPGQAKREVPWSPEQGRPDDREKGHWECPPGDKIEEPLVGTTSYRGLAQPKELPKKLHLCPLCGKNFSNNSNLIRHRRIHAAEKLCMDVECGEVFGGHPHFLSLHRTHGEEAYKCLECGKCFSQNTHLTRHQRTHTGEKPYQCNVCGKSFSCNSNLHRHQRTHTGEKPYKCPECGEIFAHSSNLLRHQRIHTGERPYRCRECGKSFSRSSHLVIHERTHEKERLDPFPECGQGMNDSAPFLTNPGAHRVEKKLFECSTCGKSFQQGMHLTRHQRTHTGEKPYKCPLCGENFSHRSNLIRHQRIHTGEKPYTCHECGDSFSHSSNRIRHLRTHTGERPYKCSECGESFSRSSRLTSHQRTHTG, from the exons ATGACCATGGCTGCCTGCCCGGGCTCCCAGGAGCCGGAAGGGCTCCTGATCGTGAAGCTGGAGGAGGACTGCACCTGGAACCAGGAGGTACCCCCGCCGGACCCAGAGCCCAGCCCAGAGGTCTCCCACCTGCGTTTTCGGCGGTTCCGCTTTCAAGAGGCCTCTGGTCCCAGAGAGGCCCTGAGCCAGCTTCAGGAGCTTTGCCATGGGTGGCTGCGACCGGAGATGCGCACCAAGGAGCAGATACTGGAGCTCTTGGTGCTGGAACAGTTCCTGACTATCCTTCCCCAAGAGATTCAGAGCAGGGTGCAGGAGCTGCGCCCAGAGAGCGGCGAAGAAGCAGTAACCCTTGTGGAGCGCATGCAGAGAGaacttgggaaactgagacaaCAG GTCACAAACCAAGGGCGGGGAGCAGAAGTGCTTTTGGAGGAGCCTTTGCCATTGGAAACAGCAGGAGAGTCACCGAGCTTCAAGCTGGAGCCCATGGAGACTGAGCGAAGCCCTGGCCCCAGGCTGCAGGAGCTGCTAGACCCCAGCCCCCAAAGGGACCCCCAGGCTGTAAAGGAGAGGG CATTATCTGCTCCCTggctctccttctttcctcctgaaGGGAACATGGAAGATAAGGATATGACTGCTTCCCAG TTGCCCGAGAACTTCGAGGACATGGCGGTGTATATCTCTCAGGAGTGGGGCCATCAGGATCCTAGTAAGAGAGCTCTCTCAAGGGACGTGGTGCAAGATAGTTATGAGAACGTGGGCACGCTAG AGTCTTGCATTCCTGGTCAGGAGGCCTTAAGCACCCAGGCGGAGCAAGGAGGGAAGCCGTGGGACCCTAGTGTGCCAAGCTACAAGGGAGGCGGGAGCCCCAGAGACCTAGTCCCAG gGGTAGAAAAATTTGagaactcagaaggaagaggtgcGTCTGTCTCTCCCGAAAGTCCCCATCCTCCAGTACTGCTGCCTGGCCAGGCCAAAAGGGAGGTGCCCTGGAGTCCTGAGCAGGGAAGACCTGATGACAGAGAAAAAGGACATTGGGAATGTCCCCCAGGGGACAAAATAGAGGAGCCCTTAGTGGGAACCACAAGTTATAGAGGACTGGCGCAGCCAAAGGAACTGCCCAAGAAGCTCCATTTGTGTCCTTTGTGTGGCAAGAATTTCTCTAATAACTCCAACCTCATTAGGCACCGGAGAATACATGCAGCAGAAAAGCTCTGCATGGATGTGGAGTGTGGTGAGGTCTTTGGTGGGCACCCACATTTCCTGTCGCTGCACAGAACACACGGAGAGGAAGCCTATAAGTGCCTTGAATGTGGGAAATGCTTCAGTCAGAACACCCACCTCACCCGCCACCAGCGCACCCACACCGGGGAGAAGCCCTACCAGTGCAACGTTTGTGGGAAAAGCTTTTCCTGCAACTCcaacctccacagacaccagaggACGCACACTGGGGAGAAGCCCTACAAGTGCCCCGAGTGCGGGGAGATCTTCGCCCACAGTTCCAACCTGCTCCGGCACCAGAGGATCCACACTGGAGAGAGGCCCTACCGGTGCCGGGAGTGCGGGAAGAGTTTCTCTCGGAGCTCACACCTTGTCATTCACGAGAGAACCCACGAGAAAGAGAGGCTCGACCCTTTCCCCGAGTGCGGGCAAGGAATGAACGACAGTGCCCCCTTTCTTACAAACCCCGGAGCCCACAGAGTGGAGAAGAAACTCTTTGAATGTTCAACTTGTGGGAAAAGTTTCCAGCAGGGCATGCACCTTACCCGCCATCAGAGAACACACACGGGAGAAAAACCGTATAAGTGTCCCCTTTGTGGGGAAAACTTCTCTCATAGATCCAACTTAATCAGGCACCAGAGAattcacacaggagagaaaccctacaccTGCCATGAGTGTGGAGACAGTTTCTCTCACAGTTCCAACCGGATTCGCCACCTGAGAACCCACACGGGAGAAAGACCGTATAAATGCTCTGAATGCGGAGAAAGCTTCTCTCGGAGCTCCCGCCTGACAAGTCATCAGAGGACTCACACTGGCTAG